The Pleurodeles waltl isolate 20211129_DDA chromosome 7, aPleWal1.hap1.20221129, whole genome shotgun sequence genome includes a region encoding these proteins:
- the LOC138246195 gene encoding serine/threonine-protein kinase SBK1-like: MNLNGRRRSGLLLEDMLLLTSQNLPRLDLKDNYSIIKELGSGSYGQVLLAVHHTQGTPMALKFLQKSNTELRAFLVEYCVSLSLSAHPCIIGTFGIAFQTDTHYVFAQELAMANDLFSIMKPQIGIPEMTVKRCALQISSALEYMDTKGLVHRDIKPDNILLFDQDCRQVKLTDFGLTCAKGTAVDSMPENLPYTAPEMCILGDTDKLIAHASLDVWAFGVLLFSILTGYFPWNTAASSDKYYLEYTRWHRSSRIFQIPAQWKWFTSEALEMFKKLLAPVPTQRCSPKEIMNYLKTPWKVILHNSNKPDNSHYLQGRVTNKNFLVKRGR; this comes from the exons ATGAATCTCAATGGCAGACGGAGGAGTGGGCTTCTATTGGAAGACATGCTGCTCTTAACCTCCCAGAACCTGCCCCGGCTTGACCTGAAGGACAACtatagcatcatcaaggaactaGGCAGTGGGTCCTATGGGCAGGTGCTGCTGGCCGTGCACCACACGCAAG GGACACCCATGGCCCTGAAATTCTTACAGAAGAGCAATACAGAGCTGAGGGCATTCCTTGTGGAGTACTGTGTGTCGCTTAGTCTCTCTGCGCACCCTTGCATCATCGGCACGTTCGGCATCGCCTTTCAAACTGATACTCACTATGTCTTCGCTCAAGAGCTGGCCATGGCCAATGACCTCTTTTCCATCATGAAACCACAG ATTGGAATCCCTGAGATGACGGTTAAACGCTGTGCATTGCAGATTTCAAGTGCACTTGAATACATGGACACCAAAGGACTGGTTCATCGTGATATAAAGCCGGACAACATCCTGCTCTTTGACCAGGACTGTCGCCAAGTCAAGCTGACAGATTTTGGGTTGACATGCGCCAAGGGCACTGCCGTCGACTCCATGCCAGAGAATCTGCCCTACACAGCACCAGAGATGTGCATTCTGGGCGATACCGACAAACTGATTGCTCATGCCAGCCTGGATGTGTGGGCTTTTGGTGTGCTCCTATTCTCCATTCTCACAGGGTACTTCCCCTGGAACACAGCAGCATCATCTGACAAGTACTATCTGGAATACACACGCTGGCACAGAAGCAGTCGGATTTTCCAGATCCCTGCTCAGTGGAAGTGGTTCACAAGTGAGGCCTTGGAGATGTTCAAGAAATTGCTGGCTCCAGTGCCCACCCAGAGGTGCTCTCCAAAAGAAATCATGAACTACCTGAAGACACCATGGAAAGTCATTCTACATAACAGTAACAAGCCAGACAACTCCCACTACCTGCAGGGCAGAGTGACCAATAAAAACTTTCTGGTAAAAAGAGGCCGCTAA